The Gloeobacter violaceus PCC 7421 DNA window CGGCCGCCGCCAAGCTCGCCGTCAACTTCACCCCCGCCGAAATTCGCCGGGCGGTCAACGAGGCGGGCCTGCTCGCGGTGCGCGGCGGACGGGTCGAGATTGCCGAGTCCGACCTCACTACCGCCGTCGACAAGGTTTCGGCCACCCTCGAACGCCGGAGCGGCACCTTTATCATCGGCCGCTCCGGCGATCTGGCCGTGCGGCTGGCCGAGGTGATCGGCTGCGAAGAAGCCAAAGGCGAGGTGCAGGAATTTATCGATTTTTTGCGCTCCCCGGATCGTTATCGCCGCATTGGCGCCAAGGTGCCCAGGGGCTTTTTGTTCGTGGGGCCGCCCGGCACCGGCAAGACGCTGCTCGCCAAGGCGATCGCCAACGAGGCGGGGGTGCCCTTTTATGCCCTGTCCGGCTCCGATTTCACCGAAGTCTGGGTGGGATTGGGAGCCTCCCGCGTCCGCCAGGTCTACCGCCAGGCGCGCAAGCACAAGGCGGCCATCGTCTTCATCGACGAAATCGACGCCCTTGCCGCCCGCCGGGGACTCGATTCGAGCGGCGAAGCCGACCGCACCCTCAATCAATTTCTAGTCGAACTGGACGGCTTCGGCCGATCCAACGTGCTCACCATCGGCGCCACCAACCGCCTCGACACCCTCGATCCGGCCCTGCTGAGGCCCGGAAGGCTCGATCGCACCGTGGCGGTGCCGCTGCCGGATCTCGATGCGCGCGAGCGGCTTTTTGAACACTACCTGGCCAGGGTGCAGGCGGTGGTCGGGATCAACTGCCGCCAACTGGCCCGCGCCTCCTGGAACATGTCGGGGGCGGAGGTGGCGGCGAGTGTCAACGAAGCCAGTTTCATCGCCGTGCGCGACGGGCGCGGGCAGGTCACCCAGTTCGACCTCAACCAGGGCATCGAGCGGGTGCTGTTTGGCCTCAATTCCCGGCGCAAGGTCAACGCCGAGGACCGGCGCCTTGCCGCACTCCACGAGGCGGGCCACGCCGTGGTCGAGTACCATGCCCGCCCGCGGCGCATCCTGCACAAGCTGACGATCAGCCCGGATCTGGAGGGCACCGCCGGGTACAGCTGGTCGATTCAAGACGAGGAGCAACTCTCCTTTGAGACGCGCGAGGGGATCCGCGCCGAAATCCAGGTGCTCTTCGGGGGCCGGGTGGCGGAGGAGTTGTTCTACGGCACCGTCACCACCGGGGCGGGCGCCGATCTGGCCCGGGCCGCCCACCTCGCCCACCGCTACGTCTGGCAGTTGGGGATGGGCGAAGAATTTTTGGCCGACTACGCGCAGATGGCGGCGGCGGCGGCGGGGGGCCGCGTGATCTCCGAGCGCACCAAAGAACGGCTCGACCTCGCAGTCGAAAAACTCCTGCGCGAAGCCAAAAGTGAAGCGCGCACCATCCTCGAAGCGCACCGCGACGAGCACGAGCGGCTCACCGCGGCCCTACTGGAGCGCGAATCGCTCTACGGCGAGGACATCCTGCGCGTCCTGCGCGGCGAGACCATCGAGCCTTCCGGGCGCGCCGCCTGCAAAGACGACGGCGGCGATGGCTGAGCGGGCGTTCTACTGGTTGGCCAATGCCTCCTACCGCCGGCGGCAGTGGGTGCAGCTGTTGGTACTGGGGGCTATTTTCACCTTGCTCGGGGGCTTTGGCGCTTTCGCCCGCTTCGGCACCCAGATGCTGGGCGAATATTATCTGCTCACAGGCGAAACGGCCCCCCAGACCCTGGACGGCCAGCGCGCCCTCAGGCAGGCGGCGGCACTCAGGCCCGACTGGGTGCGGCCCCACCTGAGTCTGGCCCAGGCGTTCTACAGCGACGACTGGTACGAAGGGGCGATCCGCGAAGCCAACCGGGCTTTTGAACTTTCCAGCGATCCGATCGAAAAGTCCTTCGCCATCTCGATTGTCGGTTTCGGCCACATGGGAGCCGGTCGCAACGCCGAGGCCCTCGACGCCCTGAAGCTTGCCGTCGAACTCGATCCCAACAACGCCAAGGCCCAGACCGCCCTTGAGCAGCTACAACAGAAGGAGCCCGCCGAGTAGGATCCGCCTTATTTCGAACCCCGCCGCCGTCAATCCCAAGAAAAATCAGCGCCGCTGCGTCAGTTGCCGGCGCACGGGTGAGCGCGAGAGCTTTTGGCGGATCGTCCGGGTCCACCCCGGCTGGCAGATACAATTGAATGAGGGAATGGGTCGCTCGGCTTACCTGTGTCCCCGCGAGGAATGTTTGCGTCTGGCACAGCGCAAAAATCGGCTCGCTCGGGCGCTCAAGGCTCGTGTCGACGAGGCTGTCTACGAGCAGCTTCGCAGCGAACTGGCTAAGATCGTAAAGCCTAAGGCGTCGGCGACCGCCTCATCGGAATCTAGTGGAGGGCCAGTGGATGACCAACGCGAACATGCAAGGAAAAATTAGGATCTACGACCTGGCTCGCGACCTTGGACGGGACAATCGAGATGTGATGGCGGTTTGCCAGCGACTGGGCATTGCTCACAAAACCCACAGCAGCACGATCTCCGAGCAAGAAGCCGATTCGATCCGCGAAGCATTTCAGCGCGGACTGCCCCCTGGAGGCCGCAAAAAGGCGAAGATCCAGCAGCAGGGGGCTGCCGCCGCCAACAAGCAGCAAATCCTCGAGGTGCGTCGGCCGCCGGTGGGTTACCAGCCGCCCGTGCGCACCGAGGTCTCCCAGATTCTGGTCTCCACCGTCACCCCTGCAGTCCCCACCGAAGCGCAACCCTTACCCATTCCCACCCTCCCCGAACTACCCGTCCCCGAACAGGTCGCCGAGCAGGCGGCCGCGCCGAGCGTCCAGGAGGCGGTCGAGCCGATCGCCGTGAGTCCAGTCACCTCGCCGTTGCCTATCGACGCGGCGGACGTTGAAGCCGACAACTACACCGCAGACGAAGACTCGATGCCAATCTCGATCGCCCAGACCGTTGTGGAGGCTCCTGCCGCTCCGACCAGCGAGGCCGCCCCGCCGGAGCCGGAGCCGACGCCGCTTCCCGCCCCGGCCGCCGAAGCGCCGCAACCAGTGCGTCCGCCCGCTCCCCCGGCTCCGGCCAAGCCCACCCCGGCCCCGGCTCCGGCGCCCCGGCCCACCGCCGAGCAACCGTCCGAGCCGCGCCGGCCTCAACCGCCCGCCCAACCGCCGAGCCGCCCCGAAAAGCGCGGTGGGCCGCTGATCGCTCCCAACCGGGGAGGCCTTCAGCCGACCCGGCCGGTCCCGGCTCAGCCCGCCCCCCAGACCCCGACCCGCTCCGGTTCCGGCATCGCCAAAAAAGGGGCGATCACCAAGGCCGGCAGCGGCAGTGGCGGCGGCCGTCCCGGCGGCCCGATGCGCCGCCGCGACGAGCGCGAGGCGGCGGTGGTCGATGAGCAACCCAAGATCTTGTTGCTCAGCGGCAACATTTCGGTGCAGGATCTGGCCCAGCGCATGCACGTACCCACCACCGAAATCATCAAGACGCTCTTTATGAAGAGCGTCATGGTCAACATCAACCAGACCCTCGATCAGGCCACCGCCGAACTGGTGGCCCGCGAACTGGGTTACGAAGTGCAGGCCGAGACCGCCGTCGCCCAGGCCACCAAGACCGAAATGCTCGATGTCGGCGATATCGAGAGCCTGGAGGTGCGCCCGCCGGTTGTCACGATCATGGGCCACGTCGACCACGGCAAAACGTCGCTATTGGATGCCATCCGCTCGGCGCGGGTCGCCGAGGGCGAGGCGGGCGGCATCACCCAACACATCGGCGCCTACCAGATCGAGGTGCCCACCGAGGCAGGCCCGCGCAAGCTGGTGTTCCTCGACACCCCCGGCCACGAGGCGTTCACGGCGATGCGCGCCCGCGGCGCCAAGGTCACCGACATCACCGTGCTGGTGGTGGCGGCCGACGACGGCGTCAAACCCCAGACCATCGAAGCGATCTCCCACGCCAAGGCTGCCGGGGTGCCGATTTTAGTCGCCATCAACAAAGTCGACAAGCCCGACGCCAACCCCGAGCGCGTCAAGCAGGAACTCACCGAGTACGATCTGGTCCCCGAGGAGTGGGGCGGCAAGACGGTGATGGTACCGGTGAGCGCCAAGCAAAAGCTCAACCTCGACTTGTTGCTTGAGAATCTGCTGTTGGTGGCCGACTACGAACTGGAGTTGATGGCCAACCCCAACCGCCAGGCCAAAGGCACGATCATCGAAGCGAACCTGGACAAGGCCCGCGGTCCGGTGGCGACCGCCCTAGTCCAAAACGGCACCCTGCACGTGGGCGACATCATCGTGGTGGGCTCGATCTTCGGCAAGGTGCGCGCGCTCTACGACGACCGCGGCAACCGGGTCGACGCAGCACCCCCTTCGATGCCCGTCGAGGTATTGGGCCTGACCGACGTGCCCCAGGCGGGCGACGAGTTCGAGGTCTACAGCGACGAGCGCGAGGCCCGGCGCATTGCCGACGAGCGCACTTCCAAGGCCCGCGAAAACCGCCTGCAACAGCAGATGGCTTCGCGCCGCGTCTCGCTCGGGGCTTTTTCGGCCCAGGCGCAAGAAGGCGAGCTCAAAGAACTCGCCCTCATCATCCGCGCCGATGTGCAGGGCTCGGTCGAAGCGATCCGGGCTTCTCTGGAGAAGCTCCCCCAGGACAAGGTACAACTGCGCGTCCTGCAGGCGGCGGCGGGCGAGGTCTCCGAGACCGACATCGACCTGGCTGCCGCTTCCAACGCCGTCATCCTCTCCTTCAGCACCACCCTGGCGAGCGGTGCGCGCCAGGCGGCGGAGCAGGCGGGTGTGGACGTACGCGAGTACGACGTCATCTACAAGCTGCTCGAAGATATCCAACTGGCGATGGAAGGTCTGCTGGACCCTGAACTGGTCGAGGAAGCCCTCGGTGGGGCCGAGGTGCGCCAGGTCTTCCCGGTGGGCAAAGGCCAGGTGGCCGGCTGCTACGTCAAGGAGGGCAAGCTGCTGCGCAACGCCCAGATGCGAGTGCGCCGCGGCAAAGAAGTCGTCTTCGAAGGGCACGTCGATTCGCTCAAGCGCTTCAAAGAGGACGCCAAGGAAGTGGCCACCGGCTTCGAGTGCGGCGTCGGCTCCGACAAATTCGCCTCCTGGCAACCGGGCGATCTGATCGAGTGCTTCCGCATGGTCACCCAGAAGCGCACCCTCAACTAAGTTCTGAGACTTGTTTCTCTCAAGATGGACCGGC harbors:
- a CDS encoding AAA family ATPase; translation: MLAFEILQSFVNFLGFLLLILVQGMVFAFAYLLIFVGGTGLGKGAKARRPSSGGPLARWLGRYREGERDREVRFCDIVGLEEAKQELEQLVDVLKRPESYRVVGAEPPRGVLLVGPPGTGKTMIARAIANEAGVPFYSLAAADFANMFLGVGSQRIRQIYRTARRHPRAIVFIDEIEVLAKARGTGLGTFEGDSNTLNAFLNELDGFAINPGVITIGATNLEDQVDAAVMRPGRLDWQIYIGPPAEADREKLFRFYLERTCNTADPAAAAKLAVNFTPAEIRRAVNEAGLLAVRGGRVEIAESDLTTAVDKVSATLERRSGTFIIGRSGDLAVRLAEVIGCEEAKGEVQEFIDFLRSPDRYRRIGAKVPRGFLFVGPPGTGKTLLAKAIANEAGVPFYALSGSDFTEVWVGLGASRVRQVYRQARKHKAAIVFIDEIDALAARRGLDSSGEADRTLNQFLVELDGFGRSNVLTIGATNRLDTLDPALLRPGRLDRTVAVPLPDLDARERLFEHYLARVQAVVGINCRQLARASWNMSGAEVAASVNEASFIAVRDGRGQVTQFDLNQGIERVLFGLNSRRKVNAEDRRLAALHEAGHAVVEYHARPRRILHKLTISPDLEGTAGYSWSIQDEEQLSFETREGIRAEIQVLFGGRVAEELFYGTVTTGAGADLARAAHLAHRYVWQLGMGEEFLADYAQMAAAAAGGRVISERTKERLDLAVEKLLREAKSEARTILEAHRDEHERLTAALLERESLYGEDILRVLRGETIEPSGRAACKDDGGDG
- the infB gene encoding translation initiation factor IF-2 — its product is MTNANMQGKIRIYDLARDLGRDNRDVMAVCQRLGIAHKTHSSTISEQEADSIREAFQRGLPPGGRKKAKIQQQGAAAANKQQILEVRRPPVGYQPPVRTEVSQILVSTVTPAVPTEAQPLPIPTLPELPVPEQVAEQAAAPSVQEAVEPIAVSPVTSPLPIDAADVEADNYTADEDSMPISIAQTVVEAPAAPTSEAAPPEPEPTPLPAPAAEAPQPVRPPAPPAPAKPTPAPAPAPRPTAEQPSEPRRPQPPAQPPSRPEKRGGPLIAPNRGGLQPTRPVPAQPAPQTPTRSGSGIAKKGAITKAGSGSGGGRPGGPMRRRDEREAAVVDEQPKILLLSGNISVQDLAQRMHVPTTEIIKTLFMKSVMVNINQTLDQATAELVARELGYEVQAETAVAQATKTEMLDVGDIESLEVRPPVVTIMGHVDHGKTSLLDAIRSARVAEGEAGGITQHIGAYQIEVPTEAGPRKLVFLDTPGHEAFTAMRARGAKVTDITVLVVAADDGVKPQTIEAISHAKAAGVPILVAINKVDKPDANPERVKQELTEYDLVPEEWGGKTVMVPVSAKQKLNLDLLLENLLLVADYELELMANPNRQAKGTIIEANLDKARGPVATALVQNGTLHVGDIIVVGSIFGKVRALYDDRGNRVDAAPPSMPVEVLGLTDVPQAGDEFEVYSDEREARRIADERTSKARENRLQQQMASRRVSLGAFSAQAQEGELKELALIIRADVQGSVEAIRASLEKLPQDKVQLRVLQAAAGEVSETDIDLAAASNAVILSFSTTLASGARQAAEQAGVDVREYDVIYKLLEDIQLAMEGLLDPELVEEALGGAEVRQVFPVGKGQVAGCYVKEGKLLRNAQMRVRRGKEVVFEGHVDSLKRFKEDAKEVATGFECGVGSDKFASWQPGDLIECFRMVTQKRTLN